The following DNA comes from bacterium.
GCCGGGGTACCGCAAGCTGATGGAGTGGGCCGATGCCCCGATCATGCCGACCCCGGGCGCGGTGGGCTCGATCATCAAGCGCGTCGCGGAGATGGAAGGCATCGAGGTGGTCGGCGTCGACATCGGCGGGGCGACCACCGACGTGTTCTCGGTCTTCCAAGGCGTGTTCAACCGCACCGTGTCGGCCAACCTCGGCATGTCGTATTCGATCTCGAATGTGTTCGCCGAGGCTGGGTTGCCGAACGTGATGCGCTGGGTCCCCTTCCACATGGACGAGCGCGATTTGCGCAATCGCGTCAAAAACAAGATGATCCGTCCGACCACCATTCCGCAGACGATGGAGGAGTTGATCTTCGAGCAGGCAATCGCCAAGGAGGCGTTGCGCCTGGCCTTCATCCAGCACAAGTCGTTTGCGACGGTGCTCAAGGGCGTCCAGCAGCAGCGCACGATCGCCGACGCCTTCGAGCAGTCGGCTTCCGGGCAGACGTTGGTCAACATGATGACGCTGGACATGCTGATCGGGTCGGGCGGAGTGCTCTCGCACGCGCCGCGTCGTCAACAGTCGGCGTTGATGTTGATCGACGCCTTCCTGCCGGAGGGGATCACGCGGCTGGCGGTCGACTCGATCTTCATGATGCCGCAACTGGGGGTGCTGGCCGAAGTGCATCCCAGGGCGGCCACCGAAGTGTTCAACAAGGACTGCCTGATTCACCTGGGCACCTGCATCGCGCCGGTCGGCGAGGCCAAGGGCGGCAAGGGGCCGGTGATGGATTACCACATCGAGTTTCCCGATGGCCGTGTCGAGAAGGGCACATTGGAATTCGGCACGATGAAACTGTTCAAACTGGGCATGGACGAGAAGACCAGTCTGCCGGCGGTGGCCAAGGCGGTCTTCGAGCCGCAGCGCGCGTTCGATGTGGGCGCGGGCAAGGGCGTGAAAGTGGAGCGTAAGATTTCCGGCGGCGTGGTCGGGATCATCCTCGACGGCCGCGGACGGCCGTTTGCGGTGCCCACCGATGACGCCACCCGTGTGGCGAAACTGCGCGAGTGGATGCTGGAACTGGACATCTATCCGCGCGCGGCGTTGGAGCGGGCGTAGGGATTG
Coding sequences within:
- a CDS encoding glutamate mutase L — protein: PGYRKLMEWADAPIMPTPGAVGSIIKRVAEMEGIEVVGVDIGGATTDVFSVFQGVFNRTVSANLGMSYSISNVFAEAGLPNVMRWVPFHMDERDLRNRVKNKMIRPTTIPQTMEELIFEQAIAKEALRLAFIQHKSFATVLKGVQQQRTIADAFEQSASGQTLVNMMTLDMLIGSGGVLSHAPRRQQSALMLIDAFLPEGITRLAVDSIFMMPQLGVLAEVHPRAATEVFNKDCLIHLGTCIAPVGEAKGGKGPVMDYHIEFPDGRVEKGTLEFGTMKLFKLGMDEKTSLPAVAKAVFEPQRAFDVGAGKGVKVERKISGGVVGIILDGRGRPFAVPTDDATRVAKLREWMLELDIYPRAALERA